Genomic DNA from Candidatus Hydrogenedentota bacterium:
TCGAACCCGATACCCGCAACGGCCTGGCCTACCTCGAAGCAGTTCAACGGGTCTTCGTAAACGAAAAACAGGCGCGGCCCTGAGCTACCGGGTTTGTCCCGAAGGCGGTACTTTTATGCCGGGTCCCGGCTTCGGATAATCTCTCACGTGGATGGGAATAGCTATCCGCTCCATGCCCGGGATATCGGTCAGAATAACCACCTCTTTACCTTCAAGCGCCCGGTCGACAGGCACATTGCTGAGCTTCACAAGAAGCCGGTTGCCAGGACGCGGGATGATTTCCGCCTGGATGCTCTGCACGGGCGTCTCCACGCCTTTCACGGCAAACTCACGCACGCTCCCTGGCATCACGTTCAAGAAGATCGCCGCCGGTTCCTGCTGGCCGGTTCCCTTGTCGTAGACAACCACTTCCTGGGGAACGACCTCAACTTTGTCGACAACACGCAGCGCTACCGGGATGTCAAATTGCGGATACTCCTGATTGTCCGTAGTTACATGGATTGTCACCGGGTGGGGACCCTTGGGCAGAGGCGGTTTGGTCCGCGCAAGAAGCGTATGCTTCATTCCATCCTCCGATGTTTCCAGGCTGACCTCGACATATTGGCTGTCAGAGCGGACGTCCGTAATCTTGAACTTTGCGGACTCCGCGAGCGATTGGATAGTCACGGTACCCTCGGCCGGAGCATCCATCCCTGAATAGCCCAGATTCAGGGTGCTGGGAGCTACTCGAACGCGCTCGATCGCCTTTCCCTGCATGGTAAGGCGCGTCTTGGTTTGAGAACCGCCAGTTGATGAAAGCACGTAGACCTGCTTCTGGAACGTCCCCTTGCGTCCTTTGAGCGTGACTTCCACCTCGAGCGGGCAGGTCTCGGCGGGGGCCAGGGTCTTTGCGTCCAGTTTGGCAGCGGTGCATCCGCAGGTAGTCATTACGCGGTCAATGGTGATCGGGGTGTTCCCCGAATTGCGCAACTGGAAGGTATGCTTCACCTTAGCAAGGTTGTCGCGCTCTCCGAAGTCGTACACGGGCTGGTCGCAAACAAGAGGCCCCACAGGCTCTTCTTGGTCCGTCAGCTCCGTTTGAGCTGTTGCAGGTGCTTGGGGCGCAGGCTGTTCCACGGCGCCGCCAGCGACACAAAAGACGGCCGAAAAGAGCAGGCACATCGTGACAAAACCTGAGAGCTTGCATATCGGACGAAAATCGTGTTTCATTGAGAAACCTCCGCTGCTCCGGATGGGGCTGTTTTTTGAGTAATAATACCCGTGCGAGGGTAGATTCGTCATCAGAAAGTGAATCTGGGCATCGACAAAGGTATATTCTTATAATCCAGGCGCATGCGAAATGTCCACCAAATAAGGGAAGTCTCGACCCTCTCCTTCAACGAACGCGTCCTGCAGGAGGCCGAGGACCGGCGCAATCCCCCTATGGAGCGGCTGAAGTTTCTTGGCATCTTCTCCTCGAACATGGATGAGTTCTTCAAGGTGCGCGTTGCCAGCGTGCAACGGCGTATCGAACTGGGACACAGCGGGATGCAGGACGTTCTCGAGGTGCTCGCCCACAAAGCGCGAGAGCTGGACGAGCGCTTCCGCGCCGCGTATGCAGACATCACCTCGACCCTGGCCGTCGAGGGTATCAAGATCTTCAATGAACAAGACATAGAGCACTCCGCAAAGGAATTAGGGCCCTGGCTGAATGACTACTTTCGCGAGAACGTGTTGCCAAGCCTCGTGCCGATCATCATTCGCAAGGAACTGCCGTTCCCTCAGCTGATAGACGGCGCCCTCTATTTCGGAGTCAAGATGTGGGGCGAACCCATACGCTACGCCATACTTGAAATACCGGCCGAGCTGCCCCGCTTCGTCGAGCTCCCCAACGGCGCAATCATGTATGTAGACGACCTCATCCGGCATTCGCTGAGCGACATCTTCTACATTTTCGATTATGAACGCATCGGCGCCTACGAGTTCAAAATCTCGCGCGATGCCCAACTGGATATGGATAACGACTTCTCCGAAGGTCATGTGCGCAAAATGGAGCGCGTACTGAAGCAGCGTAAGGGCGGGCGGCCCACGCGCCTGGTGCACGATGCAACAATGCCGATGGGATTGCTGCAGCTCTTACGCGAAAAACTCAAGATTACCAAGTACGACACGCTCATCGCAGGCGCCAGATATCACAACATGAAAGACCTCATGGGGTTTCCAAACCGGCGCGCGGATTTGTCCTTCGAGGAAATGGAGCCCGCGCCGCACCCTGTCCTCGACCGCGGCCGGCGCTCCATGGTGGACGTAATCCAGGAGCAGGACCTGTTGCTCACATATCCCTATCAGTCGTTCGACAACGTGATTCGATTGTTGCGTGAGGCCGCTATCGACCCCGACGTCGAAGAAATCAAGATGACCCTCTATCGCGTGGCGCGCCAGTCTCAGGTCGTCAACGCACTGATCAACGCCGCGCGCAACGGCAAGAAAGTCTTTGCTTCCATAGAGTTGCAGGCCCGTTTCGACGAGAAGAACAACATCAGGATTTCGGAGGTTTTAACGGAAGCGGGGGCGACCGTGGTATATGGCGTTCCGCCGATGAAGGTGCACTGCAAGCTGCTGCTGATCAAACGAAAGAAAGATTGGCTCGCCGGACTGTCCACCGGCAACTTTCATGAAGCGACCGGGAAGCTGTACGTCGACAGCACCTTGCTCACGTCGGACAAGAGTCTGGCCGAAGAAGCCGAAAGGGTGTTCGACTATCTCGACAACGCATCCAAGATGCGCGCGGTTACAGCACCCAGGTTCAAGCACCTGCTGGTGTCGCCCTTCAATGCCAGGAAAGCCATCTTGAAACTGATTAACCGGGAATTGAAAAAGGGGGAACACGGCTACATCTTACTGAAAGTCAACCATTTAACAGATGACAAGATCATCGGAAAACTGCGCGAAGCCGCGGATGCCGGTGTCAAGATGGACCTTGTCGTACGTACAACGTATGCGATGCTTCCTCATCCGAATATTCGTGCGATATCGATCCTCGACCGTTTCTTGGAGCATCAGCGTATTTACATATTCGGCAGGGGCGAAGACCTGACCGTTTACATGAGTTCGGCCGATTTGATGGAGCGCAATCTCGATTGGCGCGTCGAGGTGGCATTTCCCCTCTACGACGCGCGTCTGCAGCAGGAGGCGCTGCGTATCTGCGAAATCCAAGTCAACGATTCTTTCAAAGCGCGCATCCTCGATGAGATCCAGTCCAACCAGTATGTAAGCAACGGGAATGACGGCCTGCGCGCGCAGTACGAAACGCATGCTTACTACCGGCGCTTAGGCGTCGAGACGCCCCGGTTAACCGCGGCGGAAGGCATTTGAAACGGACAACGAAAGGCTGTGCCGTCACAACGTCTTGCGTACGTTTGCGGACGGCGGCTTCTTGTATTGCGCCTCGCATTTCGTTCAGGATTGTCGTTCACTCGACGAACTGACGTTCGCATATGATGCGGTGTGCCGTCCGGTTCGAGAACCGTACGGGGCCCGCTGGTAACTGGGTGATGCGGCTGCACAGCCGGCGGAACCCGTGGCTCTGGACTCTTCAGGAGGGTGTACGTCATGATCTTGGCCATTCTAAGCGCTGTGTTGCTGCACGCCGTCGAGCTTCCCGCGGGTAGCGCGCCCGAGCCGGTGGTGTTCGACCATTTCCCGAGCAGGCTTCACGCCTGCGTATGGCGCAACTGGACGCTTGTGCCGATGGAAACGCTTGCGAAGGCAACCGGTGCGGAAACCGCGGAACTCCTCGATATGGGCAGGGCAATGGGTCTCGAGGGGCCGCCGGAAATCACGTACGATCAGCAGCGCCGGTCCTATATCACGGTGATCCGCCGGAACTGGCATCTTATGCCCTACGAGCAACTGCTCGAGCTGCTCGGGTGGACCAGTGAGGAAATGGCGTATACCCTGCGCGAAGACGATTTCCTTTTCATCAAACTCGGCAGTCTGAAACCCAAATGCGAACCGGTCCGGTATGAAGAGCGCACGCCGCAGGTTCGCGAGGCCGAAGCCCGCATCGCCGGGTGGGTAAAAGAGGCATTCCCGGAAGGTGCCGGCATCCCGGAAGAACCGTTGTTCGCATTCGTGGAACGCCTCTCCCAAATGCCCCAAAAACGGCGTGAGACGCCCCGCGAGAGCCAGTTCAACCCGCGCTACGGACCGTCCTATTTCGCCCTTTACGGCGACCCCCTGTTGGAGGACGACCCGGAGAAAGGCTCCTTCCCGAACGGTTACCTCGCACGTCTGGCGGATTCCGGAGTGAACGGCGTCTGGATGCAGGCCGTGCTATACAAGCTGACGCCCTTTCCCTGGGATGAATCGTTGAGTGAACACTATGAGAGGCGCCTCGAGAACTTGAGGGCACTGGTAGCCCGCGCAAAAACGCAGGGTATCGGCATCTATCTCTATCTGAACGAACCCCGAGCCATGCCCGTGGCGTTTTTCGAAGAACATCCGGATATGAAAGGCGTGGTCGAGGGGGACTACGCGGCCATGTGCACGAGCGCCGGCGAAGTCCGCGACTACATCCGGGGGGCGGTGGAACGCATCGCCCGCGAGGTGCCCGATCTGGGCGGATTCTTCACCATCTCGGCGTCCGAGAATCTCACGAATTGTTGGTCTCACCACCAAGGGCAGAATTGCCCCCGTTGCGGCAAGCGCGCGCCGGAAGAGGTGATCGCGGAATTGCATGCGACCATCCGTGAAGGCATCCAGCGCAGCGGGTCTAACATCCAGCTCATCGCATGGGATTGGGGCTGGCAAGACCCGTGGGTCGAGGGTATCGTGCAACGGCTTCCTCAGGACGTCGCGCTCATGAGCGTGAGCGAATGGAGCATACCAGTGAAGCGCGGGGGCGTCGATAGTATCGTGGCCGAGTATTCGATTTCGACGATCGGGCCCGGACCGCGGGCCACCCGCCACTGGGGATTCGCGAAAGCGCACGGCCTGAAAACCCTGGCAAAAATCCAGACCAACAACACGTGGGAGTTGTCGCCGGTGCCGTACATTCCAGCGGTGGCGAACGTCGCACAGCACGGCGCCAACCTGCGGGAAACCGGCGTGGACGGCCTGATGCTCAGCTGGACACTCGGAGGATTCCCCTCGCCGAACCTCGAGGTAATCGCCGAATTGGGCGCTGACCGTAACCTGAGCGTGGACGGCGCGCTGCTGAAAGTGGCGCGCAATCGGGCGGGCGAGGTCCTCGCCCCCACGCTGGTCGAGGCATGGAAGGCCTTCAGCGTTGCGTTCGGCGAATATCCATACAACGGCGGTCTGGTATACAGCGCACCCGTGCAGATGGGCCCGGCGAATCTGCTCTTCGCCCAGCCTACCGGCTACGCGGCCACCATGGTGGGGATTCCCTACGACGACTTGCAGCGCTGGCGCGCGGTGTTTCCGGCCGACGTGTTCGCGCACCAGTTTGAAAAGATGGCCCAAGGCTTCCAAGAAGCGATCGGCAAGGTGCGCACAACGCTTCAGAGCGCGGAAGTCTCCGCCGAAGAGCGGGCCACGGTCGAGGAGGAGATGCGCGTGGCTGAAGTCTGCGCCATCCACTTCCAAAGCGTCGCCAACCAAGCTCGTTTCGTCATGCAACGGGACGCGCTCAACAACGACCCCGCCGCGGATGCGGCGCACCAGTACGTCGCGGCCTTGAACAGCCTTCTGGATAGCGAGATCGCCCTTGCCCAGAGAATGTATGCGCTCCAATCGCAGGATTCGCGGTTCGGCTTTGAAGCGTCGAATCACTACTTCTATGTGCCGACGGATCTGGTGGAAAAGGTCATCAATTGCCGCAGTCTGCGGGAGGGGTGGCTCGCGAAGAAGCAGTAGGCCAGGTGAGATAGCAGAAACTTTCCGGAGAGCGCCTATGCGGCTGGCAGCGCTGAAAGTATTGTCGGAAAACGAGATCAGGGCGATTCATGACGCGACCCTCGACATTCTCGAGAATTGCGGCGTCGAGGTGAATAGCGCACGCATGCTCGACACGCTGGCGAAGCACGGCGCCGAGGTCGACGAATCGCGGCGCGTGGCATGCCTTCCCCGCGCAATGGTCGAGGAGGCCGTAGACCAGGCGCCGGAGCGAATCGAGGTATTCGACCGAGAGGGCCGCCCGGCGTTCGTGCTGGGCGAGGGGCCTCCGAAAATCGCCGCCGGTCACAACGCTGTGTTCTGGGTGGATTCAGAAACGGGCGTCACACGGCCCTCGACGGTTGCCGATGTCGAACAATTTGCCCGGCTCTGCGAAGAACTTCCCGCCATCGACATGCTCGGAATCCCCGTGATGCCGCAAGATGCTCCGAGCCCCGAACATACTCTGCTGTACGGCGTGAAGGCGTGCATCGAGAACAGCAAGAAGCCCATCTTCTTCTCGACCGACCGCCCCAGCATCAACGGCGGCGTCATCGAGCTGCTGCGAAACGCGTTCAACGGCGACCTGCGGCGAAAGGCATACGGCATCAGCCAGCTGTCGCCCACAAGCCCGCTGTTCTGGGAAGAAAACGTTCTCGAAGCCCTCGCCCAGACCGTGCTGGCGAATGTGCCCCTCGCCATCCTGCCCGAACCCAATGCAGGAGTCTCCGCACCTTATACGCTGGCGGGACTACTGACCATGAACAACGCCGAATGCCTGTCTGGAGTGGTCATGACCCAGCTTCTGAAACCCGGCGCGCCCATACTCTACGCCAATTCGTGGACCACAACGGACATGCGCAAAGGCTATGCGCTCGTGGGGTCCTGCGAAACGACCATCTGCAAAATCGCCGGCACCCAATTGGGCAAATACTACGGGCTGCCAACGCATACCACGGCGCCCAACTCAGACAACCACGCCCACGACGAGCAGAGTGCGTGGGAAAAGGCGCTGGGCCTGTTTTGCGCCGCGGGCGCCGGCAACGACCTGCTCGTGAACTGCGGCATGTTCGCGACCGGAATGACCTGCAGCCACGA
This window encodes:
- a CDS encoding DUF1573 domain-containing protein, with product MKHDFRPICKLSGFVTMCLLFSAVFCVAGGAVEQPAPQAPATAQTELTDQEEPVGPLVCDQPVYDFGERDNLAKVKHTFQLRNSGNTPITIDRVMTTCGCTAAKLDAKTLAPAETCPLEVEVTLKGRKGTFQKQVYVLSSTGGSQTKTRLTMQGKAIERVRVAPSTLNLGYSGMDAPAEGTVTIQSLAESAKFKITDVRSDSQYVEVSLETSEDGMKHTLLARTKPPLPKGPHPVTIHVTTDNQEYPQFDIPVALRVVDKVEVVPQEVVVYDKGTGQQEPAAIFLNVMPGSVREFAVKGVETPVQSIQAEIIPRPGNRLLVKLSNVPVDRALEGKEVVILTDIPGMERIAIPIHVRDYPKPGPGIKVPPSGQTR
- the ppk1 gene encoding polyphosphate kinase 1, which gives rise to MRNVHQIREVSTLSFNERVLQEAEDRRNPPMERLKFLGIFSSNMDEFFKVRVASVQRRIELGHSGMQDVLEVLAHKARELDERFRAAYADITSTLAVEGIKIFNEQDIEHSAKELGPWLNDYFRENVLPSLVPIIIRKELPFPQLIDGALYFGVKMWGEPIRYAILEIPAELPRFVELPNGAIMYVDDLIRHSLSDIFYIFDYERIGAYEFKISRDAQLDMDNDFSEGHVRKMERVLKQRKGGRPTRLVHDATMPMGLLQLLREKLKITKYDTLIAGARYHNMKDLMGFPNRRADLSFEEMEPAPHPVLDRGRRSMVDVIQEQDLLLTYPYQSFDNVIRLLREAAIDPDVEEIKMTLYRVARQSQVVNALINAARNGKKVFASIELQARFDEKNNIRISEVLTEAGATVVYGVPPMKVHCKLLLIKRKKDWLAGLSTGNFHEATGKLYVDSTLLTSDKSLAEEAERVFDYLDNASKMRAVTAPRFKHLLVSPFNARKAILKLINRELKKGEHGYILLKVNHLTDDKIIGKLREAADAGVKMDLVVRTTYAMLPHPNIRAISILDRFLEHQRIYIFGRGEDLTVYMSSADLMERNLDWRVEVAFPLYDARLQQEALRICEIQVNDSFKARILDEIQSNQYVSNGNDGLRAQYETHAYYRRLGVETPRLTAAEGI
- a CDS encoding trimethylamine methyltransferase family protein; amino-acid sequence: MRLAALKVLSENEIRAIHDATLDILENCGVEVNSARMLDTLAKHGAEVDESRRVACLPRAMVEEAVDQAPERIEVFDREGRPAFVLGEGPPKIAAGHNAVFWVDSETGVTRPSTVADVEQFARLCEELPAIDMLGIPVMPQDAPSPEHTLLYGVKACIENSKKPIFFSTDRPSINGGVIELLRNAFNGDLRRKAYGISQLSPTSPLFWEENVLEALAQTVLANVPLAILPEPNAGVSAPYTLAGLLTMNNAECLSGVVMTQLLKPGAPILYANSWTTTDMRKGYALVGSCETTICKIAGTQLGKYYGLPTHTTAPNSDNHAHDEQSAWEKALGLFCAAGAGNDLLVNCGMFATGMTCSHEQLIMDEEMAAISQRLVQGIEVSEDTIAAQVIKEVGPHGPSYLTALHTLEHLHGDEYVEPRVSVRGPKALWDAAGAKDTYQLAREKAAQYAQRPPSVPLDETRQRALADILAGFESGKP